In Tenacibaculum pacificus, a single window of DNA contains:
- the dprA gene encoding DNA-processing protein DprA → MNSEKLLAILRLQATKNVGDILAKKLITATGNVEQIFKEKASTLYKINGIGNHIIQQLLNTENLKKAEKEFDYIIKNNIQYSYFLDADYPQNLKNCIDAPILFFKDGNINLNSQKIISIVGTRKITTYGRDFCNQLITDLAVHNPIIISGFAYGVDICAHKVAIENDLQTVGVLAHGLEMIYPNTHKKYCTEVTKNGGFITDFWHEEQPLRDNFLKRNRIVAGLSKATIVIESAGKGGSLVTADIANSYNRDVFAVPGRTYDTYSKGCNNLIKNNQAHLLNSADDIIKMLNWDVTLSKNIATIQNQLFVTLNDSEQKIHDYLSKNGKQLFDVIAYKCEIPVYKLSSLVLEMELKGVIKPLPGKLFEV, encoded by the coding sequence ATGAATTCTGAGAAGTTATTAGCTATTTTACGTCTACAAGCAACCAAAAATGTAGGTGATATTTTAGCTAAAAAATTAATTACAGCTACAGGTAATGTTGAGCAAATATTCAAAGAAAAAGCAAGCACTCTATATAAAATAAACGGAATAGGAAATCATATTATACAACAATTATTAAATACTGAAAACTTAAAAAAAGCTGAAAAAGAGTTTGATTATATCATCAAAAATAACATTCAATATTCTTATTTTTTAGATGCCGATTATCCTCAAAACTTAAAAAACTGTATTGATGCTCCTATTCTATTTTTTAAAGATGGAAATATCAATTTGAATAGTCAAAAGATAATTTCAATTGTTGGTACTCGAAAAATCACCACTTATGGACGTGATTTTTGTAATCAACTTATAACTGATTTAGCAGTACATAACCCAATAATTATAAGTGGTTTTGCATATGGTGTTGATATTTGTGCACACAAAGTAGCCATTGAAAATGATTTACAAACAGTTGGAGTTTTAGCCCATGGATTAGAAATGATATATCCGAATACACATAAAAAATACTGTACAGAAGTAACTAAAAATGGTGGATTTATTACTGATTTTTGGCATGAAGAACAACCACTACGTGATAATTTTTTAAAAAGAAATAGAATTGTTGCTGGACTATCAAAAGCTACTATCGTAATCGAATCCGCAGGAAAAGGAGGCTCACTAGTTACTGCCGATATTGCAAACTCTTATAATAGAGATGTTTTTGCAGTGCCAGGTAGAACTTATGATACTTACAGTAAAGGCTGTAATAACCTTATCAAAAACAACCAAGCACATTTATTAAATAGTGCTGATGATATTATAAAAATGCTTAATTGGGATGTTACTTTATCAAAAAATATAGCTACTATACAAAACCAATTATTTGTTACCTTAAACGATTCTGAACAAAAAATACACGATTATTTATCAAAAAATGGCAAACAATTATTTGATGTAATTGCCTATAAATGTGAAATTCCTGTTTATAAATTATCATCTTTAGTACTCGAAATGGAACTTAAAGGAGTTATTAAGCCTTTACCTGGTAAACTGTTTGAGGTTTAG
- a CDS encoding acyl-CoA thioesterase has translation MTAKTPIESLTVLTDLVLPGETNYLDNLFGGELLARMDRACSIAARRHSRRIVVTASVNHVAFTKSVPVGSVVTLEAKVSRAFRSSMEVYVDVWTEDRQSGERTKVNEGIYTFVAVNETGKPVPVPSITPETELEKKRFDGALRRKQLSLVLAGKLDPKEATELKALFLGEE, from the coding sequence ATGACAGCTAAAACACCTATAGAATCATTAACAGTACTTACTGACCTTGTTTTACCAGGAGAAACAAATTATTTAGATAATCTTTTTGGAGGAGAATTATTAGCACGTATGGATAGAGCTTGTAGTATTGCTGCCCGCCGTCATTCAAGAAGAATTGTGGTTACTGCATCAGTTAATCATGTTGCTTTTACAAAATCAGTTCCTGTAGGAAGTGTTGTTACATTGGAAGCAAAGGTTTCAAGAGCATTTAGATCATCAATGGAAGTATATGTTGATGTTTGGACTGAAGACCGTCAATCAGGAGAAAGAACAAAGGTTAATGAAGGTATTTATACATTTGTTGCTGTAAATGAAACAGGAAAACCTGTACCTGTTCCTTCAATTACACCAGAAACAGAGTTAGAAAAGAAACGTTTCGATGGTGCTTTACGTAGAAAACAATTAAGTTTAGTTTTGGCTGGTAAATTAGATCCGAAAGAAGCAACCGAATTAAAAGCATTATTTTTAGGAGAAGAATAA
- a CDS encoding AI-2E family transporter, with protein sequence MKNSANFSIIIVVIIAALVIGKGILIPFIFALIFWFLTREIRKTIYKIPFATKFIPIWLSNIFVFTFIILSFSFMSEIITNSITNLSTSYSKYEPNIGAIIKKLDAYFNIDIIKLVKSFIGDFNYGSVLGDIANGISSLLGDTFMIIIYALFIFLEESSFKKKLIKVFEAKGNKFTNMQSMIAKIEFSVSNYLRLKTYVSLLTGILSYIVLLLVGVDSAPFWAFLIFLLNYIPTIGSLIGTVFPAIFSLIQFGEFPPFLIVLAAVGSIQIIVGNIIEPKLFGKSLNLSPLVTILSLAIWGKIWGVTGMILSVPITVIMIIVFSQFEKTKTMAIFLSENGEIDEI encoded by the coding sequence TTGAAAAATTCCGCAAATTTCAGCATTATTATTGTTGTTATCATAGCTGCATTGGTTATCGGTAAAGGGATATTAATTCCGTTTATTTTTGCCTTAATTTTTTGGTTTTTAACACGAGAAATACGAAAAACTATTTATAAAATACCTTTCGCAACTAAATTTATTCCTATTTGGTTGAGTAATATTTTTGTGTTTACTTTTATTATTTTGAGCTTTAGTTTTATGTCAGAAATAATAACTAATAGTATTACTAATTTATCAACATCTTATTCAAAATATGAACCTAATATTGGTGCTATTATAAAAAAATTAGATGCCTATTTTAATATTGATATTATCAAATTAGTAAAATCTTTTATAGGTGATTTTAATTATGGATCGGTTTTAGGAGATATTGCAAACGGAATTAGTAGTTTGTTAGGAGATACTTTTATGATTATTATTTATGCTTTATTTATATTTTTAGAAGAAAGTAGCTTTAAAAAGAAACTAATTAAAGTATTTGAAGCAAAAGGAAATAAGTTTACCAACATGCAATCTATGATTGCTAAAATAGAATTTTCTGTTTCAAATTATCTTAGACTAAAAACCTACGTAAGCTTACTTACAGGTATTTTAAGTTATATCGTTTTACTATTAGTAGGCGTAGACAGTGCGCCATTTTGGGCTTTTTTAATTTTTTTATTAAACTATATACCAACTATTGGTTCTTTAATAGGAACTGTTTTTCCTGCTATTTTTAGCCTTATACAATTTGGTGAATTTCCACCTTTTTTAATTGTACTTGCCGCTGTTGGGTCTATTCAAATAATTGTTGGTAATATTATTGAACCTAAATTATTTGGGAAATCGCTAAATTTAAGCCCACTAGTAACGATATTATCGTTAGCTATTTGGGGTAAAATTTGGGGCGTTACAGGAATGATTTTAAGTGTACCAATTACCGTAATTATGATTATTGTGTTTTCTCAATTTGAAAAAACAAAAACAATGGCAATTTTTTTATCTGAAAATGGCGAAATAGATGAAATATAA
- a CDS encoding murein hydrolase activator EnvC family protein: protein MITRKYGVQPHPTFSGININSPGLHIVTKENTDAKSIFNGKVLALQSQSGGKKSVLIQHGNYISAYNNLEKVYVKKGDIIKTGEKVGKVFTDKVSGKTKLLFVLFKNTEKLNPAKWINTK from the coding sequence ATTATTACACGAAAATATGGAGTACAACCACATCCAACATTTTCAGGAATTAATATTAATAGTCCAGGATTACATATTGTTACCAAAGAAAATACCGATGCTAAAAGTATCTTTAACGGTAAAGTTCTTGCTTTACAATCACAATCAGGAGGTAAAAAATCTGTATTAATACAACATGGTAATTATATATCGGCTTATAATAATCTTGAAAAAGTTTACGTAAAAAAAGGAGATATCATAAAAACTGGAGAAAAAGTTGGAAAAGTTTTTACCGATAAAGTATCAGGAAAAACCAAGTTACTTTTTGTATTATTTAAAAATACCGAAAAATTAAATCCTGCAAAATGGATAAATACTAAATAA
- a CDS encoding murein hydrolase activator EnvC family protein — MFETKKEKGNALDDLKDLTQKIDTRERLIKVIELESKKISKEISANQKQLKTYNKQLKSLKKEYADMVVKTYKSKSQQSKAMFLLSSESFHQAYKRLKYMEQYNDYRKKQGEAIIIKSDEIKKVNNALIQKKKRKNY; from the coding sequence TTGTTTGAAACCAAAAAAGAAAAAGGAAATGCCTTAGATGATTTAAAAGATTTAACTCAAAAAATTGATACAAGAGAACGTTTAATTAAAGTTATTGAGTTAGAATCTAAAAAAATATCAAAAGAAATAAGTGCAAATCAGAAGCAATTAAAAACTTATAATAAGCAACTTAAAAGCTTAAAAAAAGAGTATGCTGATATGGTTGTGAAAACCTACAAAAGCAAATCTCAACAAAGTAAAGCCATGTTTTTACTATCTTCTGAAAGTTTTCATCAGGCATATAAGCGTTTAAAATATATGGAACAATATAATGATTATCGCAAAAAACAAGGAGAAGCAATCATTATAAAATCAGATGAAATTAAGAAAGTTAATAATGCCTTAATCCAAAAGAAAAAAAGAAAGAACTATTAA
- a CDS encoding DUF4292 domain-containing protein: MKYFVILSILFLSFTSCKSSKNLTGNSTTIKEISARRVAKKHVAANFDEKNIDARLKVNYSTTKEKVGFSVRMKIKKGEVIWLKGVKFITVFKAKITPTRVQFYSPFYKNYFDGDFSMLKKLLGTDINFEQLQNMLLGQSLLNVKSKRQEVVITEKAYQLSPKKQSELFDIFFLINPIHYKLNKQSIVNSAKKQRLDIRYPSYSNKNNILFPEKIKINAKQHKQVTAIDITTRSVDFNTKLNIDFRMPNGYKEIKL; the protein is encoded by the coding sequence ATGAAGTATTTTGTAATATTAAGTATCTTATTTTTAAGTTTTACATCTTGTAAATCAAGTAAAAATTTAACAGGTAATTCGACAACAATTAAAGAAATATCTGCAAGAAGAGTCGCAAAAAAACACGTTGCAGCTAATTTTGATGAAAAAAATATTGATGCCCGTTTAAAAGTAAATTATAGCACAACTAAAGAAAAAGTAGGTTTTTCTGTTAGAATGAAAATAAAAAAAGGAGAAGTTATTTGGCTGAAAGGTGTTAAATTTATTACCGTTTTTAAAGCCAAAATTACACCTACAAGAGTGCAGTTTTATTCGCCATTTTATAAAAATTATTTTGATGGAGATTTTTCTATGCTTAAAAAATTATTAGGAACAGATATCAATTTTGAACAATTACAAAATATGCTTTTAGGGCAATCGTTATTAAATGTAAAATCAAAAAGACAAGAAGTTGTTATTACTGAAAAAGCATATCAACTTTCGCCTAAAAAACAATCTGAGTTATTTGATATATTCTTTCTTATAAATCCGATACATTATAAACTGAACAAACAATCGATTGTAAATTCAGCAAAAAAACAGCGTTTAGATATTAGATATCCTAGCTATTCAAATAAAAATAACATCTTATTTCCTGAAAAAATAAAGATAAACGCAAAACAACATAAACAAGTTACTGCTATTGATATTACAACTCGTTCGGTTGATTTTAACACCAAATTAAATATTGATTTTAGAATGCCAAACGGCTATAAAGAAATTAAATTATAA
- a CDS encoding tetratricopeptide repeat protein, whose product MNAQNSVVPTMAISEKDNIAFQNDFFKALSQKALFNHKKAIEYLENCNQLRPNNEAVFFELSKNNLKLARSIEALEYIELALNIAPDNLWMLEHKITILKRIPDFKEAIKVQEKIAKTHPKKKQELVYLHLQNKDIVTAKKVLSELKEAKLLNPTLRRILKKINNNAVNVKKQPKKLVNTDLHAIFEKEKSFTSLKPLLIKLAVNKHPDLLKYSSQGLALFPAQPFVYLMNAKALNNNKQHKKALQSLQNGIDFVIDNPKIEAKFYLEMASAYKSLHNVKKANTFKNKAAKILK is encoded by the coding sequence TTGAATGCTCAAAATAGTGTTGTTCCTACAATGGCTATCAGTGAAAAAGATAATATTGCATTTCAAAACGATTTTTTTAAAGCACTTTCTCAAAAAGCACTTTTTAATCATAAAAAAGCAATTGAATATTTAGAAAACTGCAATCAATTACGCCCAAATAACGAAGCTGTATTTTTTGAACTTTCTAAAAACAATTTAAAACTAGCAAGAAGTATTGAAGCTTTAGAATATATTGAGTTAGCTTTAAATATAGCACCCGATAATTTATGGATGCTAGAACATAAAATTACTATTTTAAAAAGAATTCCTGATTTTAAAGAAGCAATTAAAGTACAAGAAAAAATTGCAAAAACACATCCGAAGAAAAAACAAGAATTAGTCTATCTTCATTTACAAAACAAAGATATTGTTACAGCAAAAAAGGTTTTATCAGAATTAAAAGAAGCTAAATTATTAAATCCAACACTTCGAAGAATTCTAAAAAAAATAAATAATAACGCTGTTAACGTTAAAAAACAACCAAAAAAACTAGTAAATACTGATTTACATGCTATTTTTGAAAAAGAAAAATCATTTACCAGTTTAAAACCTTTATTGATAAAATTAGCTGTAAATAAGCATCCTGATTTATTAAAATATAGTTCGCAAGGCTTAGCTTTGTTCCCTGCTCAACCTTTTGTTTATTTAATGAATGCTAAGGCTCTTAATAATAATAAGCAACACAAAAAAGCATTACAAAGTTTACAAAATGGTATTGATTTTGTAATTGATAATCCTAAAATTGAAGCAAAATTTTATTTAGAAATGGCAAGTGCTTATAAAAGCTTACACAATGTTAAAAAAGCAAACACTTTTAAAAACAAAGCAGCTAAAATTTTAAAATAA
- a CDS encoding sugar phosphate nucleotidyltransferase: MKIIVPMAGIGSRLRPHSLTTPKPLTVIAGKPIVQRLVEDITAVVNQPIDEIAFIIGTAAKGFPADTKDKLIAIAESLGAKGSVFIQEEALGTAHAIYCAKEALNGSCVVAFADTLFKADFTLDANADGAIWVKQVEDPSAFGVVKLKDGFITDFVEKPKEFVSDLAIIGIYYFKDGDKLREEIKHLIDNDIRPSGEFQLTEVLESLKQQGAKFIPGKVDAWMDCGKKDPTVDTNKQVLGFEQADGNNLVSDDVVLENSEIIQPCYVGKNVILKNTKIGPYVSIGENSIVENSTIVNSLIQTNVRISNATLDNAMIGNHAKYNANYTSVSIGDYTDLT; the protein is encoded by the coding sequence ATGAAAATTATAGTTCCAATGGCAGGAATCGGGTCTCGTTTAAGACCTCATAGTTTAACTACTCCAAAACCATTAACAGTTATAGCTGGTAAACCAATTGTACAACGTTTAGTTGAAGATATTACTGCGGTAGTAAATCAACCTATTGATGAAATTGCTTTTATTATCGGTACAGCTGCCAAAGGATTTCCTGCGGATACAAAAGATAAATTAATAGCAATTGCTGAAAGCTTAGGTGCTAAAGGTTCTGTATTTATTCAAGAAGAAGCTTTAGGAACTGCGCACGCTATTTATTGTGCTAAAGAAGCCTTAAACGGATCTTGTGTAGTGGCTTTTGCTGATACTTTATTTAAAGCTGATTTTACTTTAGATGCTAACGCTGATGGTGCTATTTGGGTAAAACAAGTAGAAGACCCAAGCGCTTTTGGTGTGGTAAAATTAAAAGATGGTTTTATTACTGATTTTGTTGAAAAACCAAAAGAATTTGTTTCTGATTTAGCAATTATCGGAATTTATTATTTTAAAGATGGTGATAAACTTCGCGAAGAAATTAAACATTTAATTGATAATGATATCAGACCTTCTGGTGAATTTCAATTAACAGAAGTTTTAGAATCTTTAAAACAACAAGGTGCTAAATTTATCCCTGGAAAAGTAGATGCTTGGATGGATTGCGGTAAAAAAGATCCAACGGTTGATACTAACAAACAAGTTTTAGGTTTTGAACAAGCCGATGGTAACAATTTAGTTTCTGATGATGTTGTTTTAGAAAATTCAGAAATTATTCAACCATGTTATGTTGGAAAAAATGTAATTTTAAAAAACACTAAAATAGGACCTTATGTTTCTATTGGTGAAAATAGTATTGTTGAAAATTCAACGATTGTAAATTCATTAATTCAAACAAATGTTCGTATTTCTAATGCAACCTTAGATAATGCAATGATTGGTAATCATGCCAAATATAATGCTAATTATACATCAGTAAGTATAGGTGATTATACAGATCTTACATAA
- a CDS encoding ABC transporter ATP-binding protein yields the protein MLQIKNLEISFKNAPSIIQNVSFNVEKTTVTGIVGESGSGKSVTSLAILRLLPKSATIKGEILFNNQNLVALNNTEFQKIRGSEIAMIFQEPMSSLNPTLTCGFQVSEVLQQHTNLSKEEIKEAVISLFEKVQLPRPSAIFNSYPHQISGGQKQRVMIAMAIACKPKLLIADEPTTALDVTVQKEIILLLKKLQKEYKMGIIFISHDLGLVSEIADTVVVMHKGKIVEKGITKELFLHPKENYTKALINSKPTVKKRFKILPTVIDFIQNTVKTELYTDEERNEFHQKIYVKAPLLEIKNLHKEFISKASWFSKSSSVKAVNNVSFKIYEGETIGLVGESGCGKTTLGRTILQLENATSGQVIYKGEDITKLSKKSFKKLRKEIQIIFQDPFSSLNPRITVGNAIIEPMKVHNILNSLKERKEYVFNLLEKVGLEKAHFYRYPREFSGGQRQRIGIARTITLQPKLIICDESVSALDVSVQAQVLNLLNQLKAEFNFTYIFISHDLSVVKYMSDQLVVMNKGKIEEIADADEIYNNPKTTYTKTLIAAIPKGL from the coding sequence ATGCTACAAATTAAAAATTTAGAAATAAGTTTTAAAAATGCACCGTCCATTATTCAAAATGTATCTTTTAACGTAGAAAAAACTACGGTGACTGGTATTGTAGGAGAAAGTGGTAGTGGAAAATCGGTTACTTCATTAGCTATTTTAAGGTTACTTCCTAAATCGGCAACTATAAAAGGTGAAATTTTATTTAACAATCAAAATTTAGTCGCTTTAAATAATACAGAATTTCAAAAAATTAGAGGAAGTGAAATAGCCATGATTTTTCAAGAACCGATGAGTTCTTTAAATCCAACATTAACCTGTGGATTTCAAGTTTCAGAAGTTTTACAACAACACACAAATTTATCAAAAGAAGAAATAAAAGAAGCCGTTATATCTCTATTTGAAAAAGTACAGCTTCCAAGACCAAGTGCTATTTTTAACTCGTATCCGCATCAAATAAGTGGCGGACAAAAACAACGTGTTATGATTGCAATGGCAATTGCTTGTAAACCAAAACTTTTAATTGCTGATGAACCTACAACCGCTTTAGATGTTACGGTTCAGAAAGAAATAATTTTACTTTTAAAAAAACTACAGAAAGAATATAAAATGGGAATTATTTTTATTTCTCATGATTTAGGTTTGGTATCAGAAATAGCAGATACTGTTGTTGTAATGCACAAAGGAAAAATAGTTGAAAAAGGTATAACAAAAGAACTTTTTTTACATCCGAAGGAAAACTACACCAAAGCATTAATAAACTCAAAACCAACAGTAAAAAAACGTTTTAAAATATTGCCTACTGTTATTGATTTTATCCAAAACACTGTAAAAACAGAATTGTATACAGATGAAGAACGTAACGAATTTCATCAAAAAATATATGTAAAAGCACCTCTTTTAGAAATTAAAAACCTGCATAAAGAATTTATATCAAAAGCTTCTTGGTTTTCTAAATCGAGTTCTGTAAAAGCAGTAAACAACGTATCTTTTAAAATTTATGAAGGCGAAACAATAGGTTTAGTCGGCGAAAGTGGTTGCGGAAAAACAACACTCGGTAGAACCATTTTACAGCTAGAAAATGCTACTTCAGGGCAAGTAATATATAAAGGAGAAGATATTACGAAGCTTTCAAAAAAATCATTTAAAAAATTACGTAAAGAAATTCAAATTATATTTCAAGACCCTTTTTCATCCTTAAACCCAAGAATTACGGTAGGAAATGCCATTATTGAGCCGATGAAAGTTCACAATATTTTAAATTCATTAAAAGAACGAAAAGAATATGTATTCAATTTATTAGAAAAAGTAGGCTTAGAAAAAGCGCATTTTTACAGATATCCACGTGAGTTTTCTGGCGGACAACGACAACGAATCGGAATTGCCAGAACCATTACTTTACAACCTAAATTAATTATTTGTGATGAATCGGTTTCGGCTTTAGATGTATCAGTACAAGCACAAGTTTTAAACTTATTAAACCAATTAAAAGCTGAATTTAATTTCACATACATATTTATTTCTCATGATTTATCAGTAGTAAAATATATGTCTGATCAATTAGTTGTTATGAATAAAGGTAAAATAGAAGAAATTGCCGATGCCGATGAAATTTACAACAATCCGAAAACAACCTACACAAAAACATTGATAGCTGCAATACCAAAAGGTTTGTAA